The Georgenia sp. TF02-10 genome window below encodes:
- a CDS encoding DUF433 domain-containing protein, producing the protein MLANLDLVAIPREKAAALAGISQRRLRYWHRKGLVAPTIESHRTSRPVYLYAYQDLLAVLVLVELKARGVRLQHVRRVVPYVRALGYSQPLTEVCYAIHGGEIHLQHPDGGWEGDRRPGQGVLPEVLELEPLRARIQRAVIRPEQQHGSTERRSGTLGGKEVFAGTRVPVSTVQRYLDMGASVEQVLTSFPALDRADVDEVISRRAS; encoded by the coding sequence ATGCTTGCCAACCTCGATCTCGTGGCCATCCCCCGCGAGAAGGCTGCAGCCCTTGCCGGCATCAGTCAGCGCCGGCTTCGGTACTGGCATCGCAAGGGGCTCGTGGCACCCACGATCGAGTCCCACCGAACCTCGCGCCCGGTGTACCTCTACGCCTACCAGGACCTCCTGGCGGTGCTCGTCCTCGTCGAACTCAAGGCGCGCGGCGTGCGTCTGCAGCACGTCCGGCGAGTGGTGCCTTACGTTCGCGCGCTCGGGTACTCCCAGCCGCTGACCGAGGTCTGCTACGCCATCCACGGCGGCGAGATCCACCTGCAGCACCCCGACGGCGGCTGGGAGGGTGATCGCCGCCCCGGCCAAGGGGTCCTCCCCGAGGTGCTCGAGCTCGAGCCGCTGCGCGCGCGCATCCAGCGAGCCGTGATCCGGCCAGAGCAGCAGCACGGCTCTACGGAGCGGCGGTCGGGGACGCTGGGAGGGAAGGAGGTGTTCGCCGGCACGCGCGTCCCCGTCAGCACCGTGCAGCGCTACCTCGACATGGGTGCTTCCGTGGAGCAGGTCCTGACGTCCTTCCCAGCCCTGGATCGTGCCGACGTCGACGAGGTGATCAGTCGGCGAGCATCATGA
- a CDS encoding tripartite tricarboxylate transporter substrate binding protein, with protein MSRPWKTVLAVLCVPLVVAAAVQANRSGDITGARAGLTLLVPAAPGGGWDTVAREMQNAMRQNGIVTNPQVVNVPGAGGTIGLGQLADQEGADDVLMVMGTVMVGGIEVNDSEYSLEQTTPVAHLADDYLALVVPADSPFQDIDAFVEAFRTDPHSIAIGGGSLGGTDHLTAGLLAQEVGADPGAVNYIPFAGGGEAINALLSNSVDAGMSGYNEFADQIETGNLRLLALSAPEPQEGIDGPTFIQAGYDVYLPNFRGVVAPTGLDDAQVQELTDIVEETVATPEWEDALRRNKWTANLQTRDEYRDFLAAETDRIRTIVEELGL; from the coding sequence GTGTCACGTCCGTGGAAGACCGTGCTGGCCGTGCTGTGCGTGCCCCTGGTGGTCGCCGCGGCCGTCCAGGCCAACCGCAGCGGCGACATCACCGGGGCACGGGCCGGCCTGACCCTGCTCGTCCCGGCCGCACCGGGGGGCGGGTGGGACACCGTCGCCCGCGAGATGCAGAACGCCATGAGGCAGAACGGGATCGTCACCAACCCCCAGGTCGTCAACGTGCCCGGCGCGGGCGGCACGATCGGCCTGGGCCAGCTCGCCGATCAGGAGGGCGCCGATGACGTCCTGATGGTCATGGGCACCGTCATGGTCGGCGGGATCGAGGTCAACGACTCGGAGTACTCGCTCGAACAGACCACGCCGGTGGCTCACCTGGCCGACGACTACCTGGCACTGGTCGTCCCGGCCGACTCCCCCTTCCAGGACATCGACGCGTTCGTGGAAGCCTTCCGGACCGATCCGCACTCGATCGCGATCGGTGGCGGCTCCCTCGGCGGCACCGACCACCTCACCGCCGGCCTGCTGGCGCAGGAGGTCGGCGCAGATCCCGGCGCCGTCAACTACATCCCGTTCGCGGGCGGTGGTGAGGCGATCAACGCCCTCCTGTCGAACAGCGTCGACGCCGGGATGAGCGGCTACAACGAGTTCGCCGACCAGATCGAGACAGGCAACCTGCGCTTGCTCGCCCTCTCTGCGCCCGAGCCGCAGGAGGGTATCGACGGCCCGACCTTCATCCAGGCCGGCTACGACGTGTACCTGCCGAACTTCCGCGGGGTCGTCGCGCCGACCGGCCTAGACGATGCTCAGGTCCAGGAACTGACCGACATCGTCGAGGAGACGGTGGCCACACCGGAGTGGGAGGACGCGCTCCGCCGGAACAAGTGGACGGCGAACCTGCAGACCCGCGACGAGTACAGGGACTTCCTCGCCGCGGAGACCGACCGGATCCGCACGATCGTGGAGGAGCTCGGACTGTGA
- a CDS encoding IclR family transcriptional regulator, producing the protein MQSSPAEGGEAVRSVTRALDLLALFDDSHRSRSMRELITGTGLAKTTVVRLVATLEQRGLLWTRGDGRLTPGAGLLRWARLALDAWQLPPEAAECLRDLSEAVGGESARIYLRQGGTSRVCVAQHEGTQQLRHVVRIGEEMPLWAGASSHVLLASCSVREVHVAASVAGRGPGFESILAERARRAADQGWAVSHGEREDGVSAVAAPITDTAGRTVAAVALGGPTTRFTEERIEAFLPVLTTAAGRLSDLQFIGGNT; encoded by the coding sequence ATGCAGAGCTCGCCGGCCGAGGGGGGCGAGGCAGTCCGCAGCGTCACTCGCGCGCTGGACCTGCTCGCCCTGTTCGACGACTCCCACCGCTCGCGCAGCATGCGCGAGCTGATCACCGGCACCGGGCTGGCCAAGACCACCGTGGTCCGTCTGGTCGCCACCCTCGAGCAGCGCGGGCTGCTCTGGACCCGCGGCGACGGCCGCCTCACCCCCGGCGCCGGACTGCTGCGCTGGGCACGGCTGGCGCTGGACGCCTGGCAGCTGCCGCCCGAGGCTGCGGAGTGCCTGCGGGACCTGTCGGAGGCGGTGGGTGGAGAGTCGGCCCGCATCTACCTCCGGCAGGGTGGCACATCCCGGGTGTGTGTGGCTCAGCACGAGGGCACGCAGCAGCTGCGGCACGTCGTGCGCATCGGCGAGGAGATGCCCTTGTGGGCCGGCGCCTCCTCGCACGTCCTGCTCGCCAGCTGCTCCGTCCGGGAGGTGCACGTCGCGGCATCCGTCGCCGGCCGAGGCCCCGGCTTCGAGTCCATCCTGGCCGAACGCGCCCGCCGCGCCGCGGACCAGGGCTGGGCCGTCAGCCACGGTGAACGCGAGGACGGAGTGTCGGCCGTAGCGGCCCCCATCACCGACACGGCGGGCCGCACCGTCGCTGCCGTGGCTCTCGGCGGCCCCACCACCCGCTTCACGGAGGAGCGCATCGAGGCATTCCTGCCCGTATTGACCACGGCCGCCGGCCGGCTGTCAGACCTGCAGTTCATCGGAGGGAACACGTGA
- a CDS encoding CaiB/BaiF CoA-transferase family protein, producing MSGVRVLDLTNVLAGPFATYQLALLGADVIKVEIPGAGDLARQLGADQSLNEERLGASFLAQNSGKRSMTVNLKSERGREVLLRAVQRADVLVENFRPGVMDRLGVGWEVLRTANPGLVYCGISGFGQDGPLRDRPAYDQIVQGLSGMMSVTGTRKTGPLRAGYPVADTLGGMAAAFSIASALVHRERTGEGVRLDVSMLEAALSAMGWVVSNYLIAGQEPAAMGNDNFTAAPSGTFATADGMLNISANEQRQFIALCRVLGRPELAEDTRFAERAARKTHRHELTEELEKALAARTAQDWEPLLAAVGVPAASVLTVPEALAHEQIATRDFIHELPFPGRRELHLRVLGSPVRVQGISPGPQTPPPLLGEHTDALLAELGYGAEDVADLRKEGTV from the coding sequence TTGAGCGGCGTTCGCGTGCTCGACCTCACGAACGTGCTGGCCGGACCGTTCGCGACGTACCAGCTGGCCCTGCTGGGCGCGGACGTGATCAAGGTCGAGATTCCGGGCGCGGGGGACCTCGCCAGACAGCTGGGCGCGGACCAATCGCTGAACGAGGAGCGTCTCGGCGCCTCGTTCCTGGCGCAGAACAGCGGGAAGAGGTCGATGACGGTCAACCTCAAGTCGGAACGGGGGCGGGAGGTCCTGCTGCGGGCCGTGCAACGTGCCGACGTCCTGGTGGAGAACTTCCGCCCGGGCGTGATGGACCGGCTCGGTGTCGGTTGGGAGGTGCTGCGCACGGCCAACCCGGGGCTCGTGTACTGCGGGATCTCCGGGTTCGGCCAGGACGGGCCGCTGCGCGACCGCCCGGCGTACGACCAGATCGTGCAGGGCCTCTCCGGGATGATGAGCGTGACCGGCACCCGGAAGACCGGCCCGCTGAGGGCGGGGTACCCCGTTGCCGACACCCTCGGCGGCATGGCGGCCGCCTTCTCCATCGCCTCGGCGCTGGTCCACCGGGAGCGCACCGGGGAGGGGGTCCGCCTGGACGTCTCCATGCTGGAAGCCGCCCTGAGCGCCATGGGGTGGGTCGTGTCCAACTACCTCATCGCCGGCCAGGAGCCGGCGGCCATGGGCAACGACAACTTCACCGCCGCCCCGTCGGGCACCTTCGCGACGGCCGACGGCATGCTGAACATCTCTGCCAACGAGCAGCGGCAGTTCATCGCCCTGTGCCGGGTCCTGGGGCGACCCGAGCTGGCCGAGGACACACGCTTCGCCGAACGCGCGGCACGCAAGACCCACCGGCACGAGCTGACCGAGGAGCTGGAGAAGGCGCTCGCTGCACGAACCGCCCAGGACTGGGAGCCGCTGCTCGCCGCCGTCGGCGTTCCCGCCGCAAGCGTGCTGACCGTACCCGAAGCACTCGCTCATGAGCAGATCGCCACCCGCGACTTCATCCACGAGCTTCCGTTCCCGGGCCGCAGGGAGCTACACCTGCGGGTGCTCGGCAGCCCCGTCCGCGTCCAAGGCATCAGCCCAGGGCCGCAGACCCCGCCTCCGTTGCTCGGCGAGCACACCGACGCTCTGCTCGCCGAGCTCGGCTACGGCGCCGAGGACGTCGCGGACCTTCGGAAGGAGGGAACGGTATGA
- a CDS encoding universal stress protein yields MSVLVAASSSAEGRAALAAGVTEAQLRGTELLWANLGSDPVPDVTAAVGDLPAREVQLNPRMDKVDAFLDSVVAEDVSLVVMGLRHRSPVGKLLLGSMAQRVLLEAEVPVLAVKAR; encoded by the coding sequence ATGAGCGTGCTGGTGGCGGCGAGTTCGTCGGCGGAGGGGCGTGCGGCCCTGGCCGCCGGCGTTACCGAGGCGCAACTGCGCGGGACCGAGCTGCTGTGGGCCAACCTCGGCTCCGACCCGGTCCCCGACGTGACCGCGGCGGTCGGGGACCTGCCGGCCCGCGAGGTCCAGCTCAACCCGAGGATGGACAAGGTCGACGCGTTTCTCGACTCCGTCGTTGCCGAAGACGTCTCGCTCGTGGTGATGGGCCTGCGTCACCGCAGCCCGGTCGGCAAGCTGTTGCTCGGCTCGATGGCGCAGCGGGTGCTGCTGGAGGCCGAGGTCCCCGTGCTTGCCGTCAAAGCTCGGTAG
- a CDS encoding NAD(P)H-quinone oxidoreductase, whose translation MRAITISDHDLVLADAPDPEPAPDEVLVRVAAAGINRADLLQRAGHYPPPPGASELLGLEVSGTVAALGADVTGWQVGDKVAALLAGGGYAELVAVPAGQLLSVPPGLDLLDAAALPEAVCTAWSNLVTVAHLAAGQAVLVQGGSGGVGSAAIQLARALGARVLTTAGGPDRTRRCLELGADVAVDHRSQDVAAEVLRATDGRGVDVVLDVLGAGGLEQNTAVLATGGRLVIIGTQRGRRGEIDLGRLLTKRASVHVTTLRARPRPEKAAIVAEVREHVWPMLTDGRLRPIVHARLPLAAAARGHELLDSGEVFGKVLLVP comes from the coding sequence ATGCGCGCGATCACCATCTCCGACCACGACCTCGTCCTCGCCGACGCCCCCGACCCCGAGCCCGCCCCGGACGAGGTCCTCGTCCGGGTGGCGGCCGCCGGCATCAACCGGGCCGACCTCCTCCAGCGGGCCGGCCACTACCCCCCGCCGCCCGGCGCCAGCGAGCTCCTCGGCCTGGAGGTCTCCGGCACCGTCGCGGCGCTCGGCGCCGACGTCACCGGCTGGCAGGTCGGGGACAAGGTCGCCGCCCTGCTCGCGGGCGGCGGGTACGCCGAGCTGGTCGCGGTCCCGGCCGGGCAGCTGCTCTCCGTCCCGCCCGGCCTCGACCTCCTCGACGCCGCCGCCCTCCCGGAGGCGGTGTGCACCGCCTGGTCCAACCTCGTCACCGTCGCCCACCTCGCGGCGGGCCAGGCCGTCCTGGTCCAGGGCGGCTCCGGCGGGGTCGGGTCGGCGGCGATCCAGCTCGCCCGCGCGCTCGGCGCCCGGGTGCTCACGACGGCGGGCGGCCCGGACCGGACCCGGCGCTGCCTCGAGCTGGGGGCCGACGTCGCCGTCGACCACCGCAGCCAGGACGTGGCGGCGGAGGTCCTGCGGGCCACCGACGGACGCGGGGTCGACGTCGTCCTCGACGTCCTCGGCGCCGGCGGCCTGGAGCAGAACACTGCGGTGCTCGCCACCGGCGGGCGGCTGGTGATCATCGGCACCCAGCGCGGGCGCCGGGGGGAGATCGACCTCGGCCGCCTGCTCACCAAGCGGGCCAGCGTGCACGTCACCACGCTGCGCGCCCGGCCGAGGCCGGAGAAGGCAGCCATCGTCGCCGAGGTCCGCGAGCACGTCTGGCCGATGCTCACCGACGGGCGGCTCCGCCCGATCGTGCACGCCCGGCTGCCGCTCGCCGCGGCCGCTCGCGGTCACGAGCTCCTGGACTCGGGCGAGGTGTTCGGCAAGGTCCTGCTGGTGCCCTGA
- a CDS encoding carbohydrate ABC transporter permease yields MSGTTPANPAVAVGRPATSVPDPMGGRPAPTNRVTTSSRAKKTLSTRVGSAVALVIAVLWTLPTAGLLITSVRPEGQIRSTGWWTFFSDPAFTLDNYREVVFGRASSGALANFFMNSLTITVPATVIPLVLAIMAAYAFSVLQWKGRDTVFVLVFALQIVPLQMALIPLLRIFSGTAVAEAFPFLSIWVAHSIFALPLAVFLLHNFMAEVPRELIEAARVDGAGHVTLFFRIMLPLLVPAIASFAIFQFLWVWNDLLVGLTFSGGNNQIQPLTARLSEMAGSRGQDWHLLTSGAFVSMIVPLVVFFALQKYFVRGLLAGSVKG; encoded by the coding sequence ATGAGCGGCACCACTCCGGCGAACCCGGCGGTCGCCGTCGGCCGCCCCGCCACGTCCGTCCCGGACCCGATGGGCGGCCGGCCGGCCCCCACCAACCGGGTGACCACGTCCTCCCGGGCCAAGAAGACGCTGTCCACCCGGGTGGGCTCCGCCGTCGCTCTGGTCATCGCGGTGCTGTGGACGCTGCCGACGGCGGGCCTGCTCATCACCTCCGTGCGGCCCGAGGGGCAGATCCGGTCCACCGGCTGGTGGACGTTCTTCAGCGACCCCGCGTTCACCCTGGACAACTACCGCGAGGTCGTGTTCGGGCGGGCCTCCTCGGGCGCGCTGGCGAACTTCTTCATGAACTCCCTCACGATCACCGTGCCGGCGACGGTGATCCCGCTGGTGCTCGCCATCATGGCGGCCTACGCCTTCTCGGTGCTGCAGTGGAAGGGCCGGGACACGGTGTTCGTGCTGGTCTTCGCACTGCAGATCGTGCCGCTGCAGATGGCACTCATCCCCCTCCTGCGGATCTTCTCCGGGACGGCCGTGGCGGAGGCGTTCCCGTTCCTGTCGATCTGGGTGGCGCACTCGATCTTCGCGCTGCCGCTGGCGGTGTTCCTGCTGCACAACTTCATGGCCGAGGTGCCGCGGGAGCTCATCGAGGCGGCCCGGGTCGACGGCGCCGGGCACGTGACCCTCTTCTTCCGGATCATGCTGCCGCTGCTGGTGCCGGCCATCGCCAGTTTTGCCATCTTCCAGTTCCTGTGGGTGTGGAACGACCTGCTCGTCGGGCTGACGTTCTCCGGCGGGAACAACCAGATCCAGCCGCTGACCGCGCGGCTGTCGGAGATGGCCGGCTCGCGCGGGCAGGACTGGCACCTGCTGACCTCCGGGGCCTTCGTCTCGATGATCGTCCCGTTGGTCGTGTTCTTCGCCCTGCAGAAGTACTTCGTGCGCGGGCTGCTCGCCGGGTCGGTCAAGGGCTGA
- a CDS encoding tripartite tricarboxylate transporter TctB family protein — MTAQPQIPAEDVTEVTVPAAAEGRRSPVPLAVVVLGVAGYLTHGLLTMEVSTSAAAPGPRLFPTLVAVLAYAVGLALLVEGLRFRRRGAGKAVPPPAEGIPDGDGTMRISWAGVAIVSASLGVFMVMLTTLGWLVSAALLFAGVAWGLGSNRHLVNLGVGLVLSSVIQLAFSGGLGLPLPAGILAGL, encoded by the coding sequence GTGACTGCGCAACCCCAGATCCCGGCCGAGGACGTCACCGAGGTGACCGTGCCCGCTGCGGCCGAAGGCCGTCGAAGCCCGGTCCCTCTGGCCGTGGTGGTGCTCGGCGTCGCTGGCTACCTCACCCACGGCCTGCTCACCATGGAGGTGAGCACCAGCGCCGCGGCGCCCGGGCCGAGACTGTTCCCCACCCTCGTAGCGGTCCTTGCCTACGCGGTCGGCCTGGCACTGCTCGTCGAGGGGCTGCGGTTCCGGCGCCGAGGCGCCGGTAAGGCAGTGCCACCGCCGGCCGAGGGCATCCCGGACGGGGACGGCACCATGCGCATCAGCTGGGCGGGGGTGGCCATCGTCTCGGCCTCGCTCGGGGTGTTCATGGTCATGCTGACCACCTTGGGCTGGCTGGTCAGCGCTGCGCTGCTCTTCGCAGGGGTGGCATGGGGTCTCGGGTCAAACCGGCACCTGGTCAACCTGGGCGTGGGGCTGGTGCTGTCGTCGGTCATCCAGCTGGCGTTCTCCGGCGGGCTCGGACTCCCGCTGCCCGCCGGGATCCTGGCAGGCCTGTGA
- a CDS encoding tripartite tricarboxylate transporter permease, which yields MDALTQLLDGFATALSPINLLWVTVGALLGTAVGVLPGLGSAMAVALLLPITFSLDPTGAFIMFAGVYYGGLFGDSISGILLNTPGNSSAIAATFEGHKMALSGRAPQALATSAIGAFVGGLIATTVVAFGAPIMAELATYFGSPEYFALAVFAFVATSAVVADSVLKGLASLVIGLAVAMVGIETQSGASRFTLGLPQLFDGISIVIITVGLLALGEVLRIASAGSRAHREELLHPQRRPFLSRTEFRKALPAWLRGTGFGLPFGVIPVGGSEIPTFLAYGNERRIDRKLSKPEFGRGAIRGVAAPEAAGNATSGTAMGALLTLGLPTSATAAIMIAAFQQYGLQPGPLLFERNGDLVWALIASLFVGLVVLLIVNMPFAAVWARMLLIPRPFLYAGITLFCALGVYASAGSVVDLALLLAFGLLGLLMRRYDVPVAPALIAVILGPLAETELSRSLAASEGDLSTLVASPITITIYLVLLVVAVVVLVRRVRASRRVDV from the coding sequence ATGGACGCACTCACCCAGCTGCTCGACGGGTTCGCCACCGCGCTGAGCCCGATCAACCTGTTGTGGGTCACCGTCGGAGCACTGCTCGGTACAGCCGTCGGGGTGCTGCCTGGCCTGGGCTCGGCGATGGCGGTAGCGCTGCTGCTGCCGATCACGTTCAGCCTCGACCCCACCGGTGCGTTCATCATGTTCGCCGGCGTGTACTACGGCGGGCTGTTCGGGGACTCGATCTCCGGCATCCTGCTGAACACCCCTGGCAACTCCTCCGCGATCGCCGCGACGTTCGAGGGCCACAAGATGGCGCTGTCCGGACGCGCGCCGCAGGCCCTGGCCACCTCGGCGATCGGCGCCTTCGTCGGTGGCCTCATCGCCACGACCGTGGTGGCCTTCGGTGCACCAATCATGGCCGAACTGGCGACCTACTTCGGTTCGCCGGAGTACTTCGCGCTCGCGGTGTTCGCCTTTGTCGCAACATCCGCGGTGGTGGCCGACTCGGTGCTGAAGGGATTGGCCAGCCTCGTCATCGGTCTCGCCGTCGCCATGGTGGGCATCGAGACCCAGTCGGGGGCGTCGCGGTTCACCCTCGGCCTGCCGCAGCTGTTCGACGGGATCAGCATCGTGATCATCACGGTCGGCCTGCTCGCGCTCGGTGAGGTGCTCCGGATCGCCTCGGCCGGCAGCCGGGCCCACCGCGAGGAGCTGCTGCACCCGCAACGGCGTCCCTTCCTGTCCCGCACGGAGTTCCGCAAGGCGCTGCCCGCCTGGCTGCGCGGCACCGGGTTCGGGCTGCCGTTCGGAGTGATCCCAGTCGGCGGCTCCGAGATCCCCACCTTCCTCGCCTACGGCAACGAGCGCCGCATCGACCGCAAGCTCTCGAAGCCGGAGTTCGGGCGCGGCGCTATCCGCGGCGTTGCCGCACCGGAGGCGGCGGGCAACGCGACGTCCGGCACCGCGATGGGCGCCCTGCTCACCCTCGGCCTGCCCACGTCCGCCACCGCGGCGATCATGATCGCCGCGTTCCAGCAGTACGGCCTGCAGCCGGGGCCGCTGCTGTTCGAGCGCAACGGCGACCTGGTCTGGGCACTGATCGCGTCCCTGTTCGTCGGCCTGGTGGTGCTACTCATCGTGAACATGCCGTTCGCGGCGGTGTGGGCCCGGATGCTGCTGATCCCGCGACCGTTCCTGTACGCGGGCATCACGTTGTTCTGCGCGCTCGGCGTCTACGCCAGCGCCGGGTCGGTGGTCGACCTGGCCCTGCTCCTCGCCTTCGGCCTGCTCGGCCTGCTCATGCGCCGCTACGACGTGCCGGTCGCCCCGGCGCTGATCGCGGTGATTCTCGGACCGCTGGCCGAGACCGAGCTGAGCCGGTCGCTCGCCGCCAGTGAAGGCGACCTGTCCACCCTGGTCGCCAGCCCGATCACCATCACGATCTACCTGGTCCTCCTGGTGGTCGCGGTCGTGGTGCTGGTGAGACGGGTCCGCGCGAGTCGGAGGGTGGACGTGTGA
- a CDS encoding GAP family protein codes for MSTALAGSLAVLALIDSTSFGTLLIPVWLLLAPGRVRVGRLLLFLATVAGFYFLVGLALVAGALAFLGDLDALLDNPLVTRAQLVLGVGLFVWSFFLGKKKDDDGRGGEGAADARGQARPGRMLRWRQRAMAETGDRSAVVGVMGLALGAAVVEVATMLPYLAATGLIGTADLPVAQRVAVLAGYCLVMVAPALVLLAARAVAGRWVQPLLQRIARWMEKNGAETTAWIVGIVGFLIARDAFGRMPDMFSFLDGLG; via the coding sequence ATGTCTACCGCTCTGGCGGGCTCGCTGGCCGTGCTCGCCCTCATCGACTCCACCAGCTTCGGCACCCTGCTGATCCCGGTCTGGCTGCTGCTGGCGCCGGGCCGGGTCCGGGTGGGCCGGCTCCTGCTCTTCCTGGCCACGGTCGCCGGCTTCTACTTCCTGGTCGGCCTCGCCCTGGTGGCCGGCGCGCTGGCCTTCCTCGGTGACCTCGACGCCCTGCTGGACAACCCGCTGGTGACGCGGGCCCAGCTCGTGCTCGGCGTCGGCCTGTTCGTCTGGAGCTTCTTCCTGGGGAAGAAGAAGGACGACGACGGGCGGGGCGGCGAGGGCGCGGCCGACGCCCGCGGCCAGGCACGCCCCGGGCGGATGCTCCGCTGGCGGCAGCGGGCGATGGCGGAGACCGGCGACCGGTCGGCCGTCGTCGGGGTGATGGGTCTGGCGCTCGGCGCGGCGGTCGTGGAGGTGGCCACGATGCTCCCATACCTGGCCGCGACCGGCCTCATCGGCACCGCCGATCTCCCGGTGGCCCAACGGGTCGCGGTGCTGGCCGGGTACTGCCTGGTGATGGTCGCGCCCGCGCTGGTGCTGCTCGCCGCCCGCGCGGTCGCCGGCCGGTGGGTGCAGCCCCTGCTGCAGCGGATCGCCCGGTGGATGGAGAAGAACGGGGCGGAGACCACCGCCTGGATCGTCGGGATCGTCGGGTTCCTCATCGCGCGGGACGCGTTCGGCCGGATGCCGGACATGTTCTCGTTCCTGGACGGTCTGGGCTGA
- a CDS encoding citryl-CoA lyase, which produces MTRPAFGSAEEHEDRVTAWWRTGISRIRPGEILLRGYPVEQLIGEVSFAEMVWLLLRGDLPSPAQGRLLEAALVAAVDHGPQAPSIAAARMAATCGVGLNNAVATGANLLGDVHGGAGQQCMEVLAELNQAVSEGADVDAAAQRLVADYRATKRHVPGFGHRFHPRDPRRDPLLDLTSQAVSAGEAPGWALRAGRALERALAEGRSRPVPMNIDGATAIIYSELGFAPELGRGLFVLSRSVGILAHAWEEKGSGSRIKGPLPPPLLPAYDGPDPRELPSRGRMT; this is translated from the coding sequence ATGACGCGGCCGGCCTTCGGCAGCGCGGAGGAGCACGAGGACAGAGTCACCGCCTGGTGGCGCACCGGGATCAGTCGCATCCGTCCGGGCGAGATCCTGCTGCGCGGCTACCCGGTCGAGCAGCTGATCGGCGAGGTGTCCTTCGCGGAGATGGTGTGGCTCCTCCTGCGCGGCGACCTGCCGTCACCGGCACAGGGCCGGCTGCTGGAGGCCGCCCTCGTCGCAGCAGTCGATCACGGGCCCCAGGCGCCGTCGATCGCCGCCGCCCGCATGGCGGCTACCTGCGGAGTGGGCCTGAACAACGCGGTCGCCACCGGCGCCAACCTCCTCGGTGACGTCCACGGCGGTGCCGGTCAGCAGTGCATGGAGGTCCTGGCCGAGCTGAACCAGGCCGTGTCCGAGGGTGCAGACGTTGACGCAGCCGCCCAGCGACTCGTCGCGGACTACCGAGCCACCAAGCGGCACGTCCCTGGTTTCGGCCACCGATTCCACCCGCGCGACCCCCGTCGAGACCCGCTGCTCGACCTGACGAGCCAGGCCGTGTCAGCGGGCGAGGCGCCGGGCTGGGCGCTCCGTGCCGGCAGGGCGTTGGAGCGAGCACTCGCCGAGGGGCGTAGCCGCCCCGTCCCCATGAACATCGATGGCGCCACAGCCATCATCTATAGCGAGCTCGGGTTCGCCCCCGAACTCGGGCGGGGCCTGTTCGTCCTCTCCCGGAGCGTGGGCATCCTCGCTCACGCCTGGGAGGAGAAGGGCTCCGGCAGCCGGATCAAGGGACCGCTGCCTCCGCCCTTGCTACCCGCCTACGACGGGCCGGATCCACGCGAGCTCCCATCCAGGGGACGTATGACGTAG